A region of the Alphaproteobacteria bacterium genome:
CAAGCCTAATGCTTCTGGTGTTCCGGTACCTGGGGCTTCTTCAGGATCAAAGGCATCCACATCAATGCTCAAGCCAAAGCGATGGGTAGACAGTTTCGTTCGGATGTCATGAAGGATGGGGACGAGGCCTCTTTCTTGCACTTCTTTCACGGAATAGACCCGCACCCCTAAGCGTCTGAGAAGCAAGGCTTCCCCCTCTTCAAAACTTCGAATCCCCACAAGAAATAGATTCTCAGGCTTGACCACGGGACCCTTCACACCAAGATTGACGTAACGGGACTCGCCTTGTCCAAGAAGCGCTGCAAGGGGCATACCATGCACATTTAATGAAGGACTCGTTTCAGGCGTGTGGGCATCCATATGTGCATCAATCCAAATCAATCCCATCTCTTGCCCTGGCAAAGCGGCCTTGATACCACTCCAAGTGCCAATAGCCATCGAATGATCCCCGCCAAGGACAATGGGGATCTCTCCCTGCTCGACTGACTCCTTGGTCTCAAGGCAAAGGGCTGAAACCATCTCAAAAACATGATCCGCATGGGCTATTGCGCGATCATTGGGCAACCGTCCGGGATTATGAAAAGACAAAGGCTCATGATGCCAATAAGTCAATGATTGGGGAAACTGTCGAAATGAGGGCGGACTATTCTCTAAAAGAACTTTTGGTCCATCCGCAGCGCCCATATTTCGGGCCCCCCATCCGGATCCAACGCCAATAATATTCAACTGCCGCACGTGACTTTCCCCTTCAAAACTATGAGTCTTTCGACCATTACTCTTATTTTGGGGCACAAAGGTAAATTTTGTATGAAATTGTATCGCCTTCAAAATATATCGTCCTACTCTCTTAAATTTATGAATTTTAGTGAGATTTGTCGTAAGGCTTTATATTTTACTAAGCGAATTGAAGCCTTACGACCCTGTAGGTCGAGGCAAGGGGCGGGGGTAGAAACAAGATGGTGTATAAGTCTTCATGGGCTGAGTTGTAATGCCGTTTTGTAGAGATGTCAAGGGTATACGTAGATCTTAAGCGAGGCGCAGAATTTGTGCCTCAGCTTGGTATCTTTTATGACCAAAGACTTGTTGTGTAAATATGAATCGCTTTCCCATATGCCGCCATTGCGGCTTCCTTCAAGGCTTGGGAATGTGTCGATTGAAATAAGTCAGCGATTAAAAGTTA
Encoded here:
- a CDS encoding arginase gives rise to the protein MRQLNIIGVGSGWGARNMGAADGPKVLLENSPPSFRQFPQSLTYWHHEPLSFHNPGRLPNDRAIAHADHVFEMVSALCLETKESVEQGEIPIVLGGDHSMAIGTWSGIKAALPGQEMGLIWIDAHMDAHTPETSPSLNVHGMPLAALLGQGESRYVNLGVKGPVVKPENLFLVGIRSFEEGEALLLRRLGVRVYSVKEVQERGLVPILHDIRTKLSTHRFGLSIDVDAFDPEEAPGTGTPEALGLRFSDVKEALYGLAQDPAFLALEIAEFNPHKDVNNKTCQLVWDLVSTVTGGLYDKE